The Ascaphus truei isolate aAscTru1 chromosome 3, aAscTru1.hap1, whole genome shotgun sequence genome includes a region encoding these proteins:
- the MDH2 gene encoding malate dehydrogenase, mitochondrial, which translates to MFSRLARPAAARALSRELSTTAQNNARVAVLGASGGIGQPLSLLLKNSPLISNLALYDIAHTPGVAADLSHIETRAKVTGYLGPEQLPESLKDCDVVVIPAGVPRKPGMTRDDLFNTNATIVYNLTEACAKHCPEAIICVIANPVNSTIPITSEVFKKHGVYNPNRIFGVTTLDIVRANTFVAELKGLDPARVNIPVIGGHAGKTIIPVISQSTPKMEFTQEQLDALIPRIQDAGTEVVKAKAGAGSATLSMAYAGARFVFSLLDAMNGKEGVIECSFVRSEETESPYFSTPLLLGKNGIEKNLGLGKLSAFEEKLVAEAMAELKGSIKKGEDFVKSQK; encoded by the exons AACAATGCCAGGGTGGCAGTGCTTGGAGCCTCCGGGGGAATCGggcagcctctctccctcctgctgaAGAACAGCCCCTTGATTAGCAATCTTGCTCTATATGATATCGCTCACACACCGGGTGTAGCTGCAGATTTGAGCCACATCGAGACTCGTGCCAAGGTCACAG GTTACCTGGGACCAGAGCAGTTGCCAGAGAGTCTGAAAGATTGCGATGTTGTTGTTATCCCGGCCGGCGTCCCCAGAAAACCAG GTATGACTCGTGATGATCTGTTCAACACAAATGCCACCATTGTGTACAACCTGACTGAAGCTTGTGCGAAGCACTGCCCAGAAGCCATCATCTGTGTCATCGCCAACCCG GTAAATTCAACTATCCCCATCACCTCTGAAGTGTTTAAGAAGCATGGTGTTTACAACCCCAACCGCATTTTTGGCGTTACTACCTTGGACATCGTAAGAGCCAACACCTTTGTCGCTGAGCTCAAG GGACTGGACCCCGCACGTGTCAATATTCCTGTGATTGGCGGCCATGCAGGCAAAACAATCATACCGGTGATTTCCCAG agcaccccaaaAATGGAGTTCACTCAAGAGCAGCTGGACGCTCTTATTCCTCGAATTCAGGATGCTGGGACTGAGGTCGTCAAAGCTAAAGCAGGGGCAG GATCTGCCACCCTCTCCATGGCGTATGCTGGTGCTCGCTTTGTCTTCTCTCTCCTGGACGCCATGAATGGGAAGGAGGGTGTTATTGAGTGCTCGTTTGTCAGATCTGAAGAAACCGAGAGCCCGTACTTCTCCACTCCACTCCTGCTGGGG AAAAACGGCATTGAGAAGAACCTGGGCCTTGGGAAGCTGTCTGCATTTGAAGAGAAACTGGTGGCAGAAGCCATGGCAGAGTTGAAGGGCTCCATTAAGAAGGGAGAAGACTTTGTGAAAAGTCAAAAGTGA